The Nitrosomonas communis genome has a segment encoding these proteins:
- the ligA gene encoding NAD-dependent DNA ligase LigA yields MNDSIKTIQQQIQILRETIDMHNYRYYALNAPTIPDAEYDRLFRELQQLEQHYPQLITSDSPTQRVGAAPLKEFTQITHHTPMLSLNNAFEDSEVEAFNRRICEELKIDQIEYMVEPKYDGLAVNLTYEKGILKSGATRGNGYQGEDITLNLRTIKSIPLRLSLEEPPSLFEVRGEVLILKADFDKLNLEQEEKGKKTFANSRNAAAGSLRQLDPSITAKRRLAFFAYGVGVHEGVTPPYTQQSEVMNYLQLLHFPIARGYKVVTGVKALLAYYHEMTTLRDKLPYEIDGIVYKVNDFAQQEKLGFVARAPRFAIAHKFPAQEAVTDLVGIDVQVGRTGALTPVARLAPVFVGGVTVTNATLHNEDEIKRKQIMIGDKVIVRRAGDVIPEIMAVVPEQRPLYAKPFLMPDHCPICGARAVRLPGETVTRCTGGLFCPAQRKQAILHFASRRAMDIEGLGEKLVDQLVENSIVRTAADLYKLGLSALADLERMAEKSANNLLVAIEKSKQTTLARFVYALGIRHVGESTAKDLANYVGELDQLMGMNVEQLQEVSDIGPVVALSIVDFFAEKHNLEVIEQLRSCGVRWEENSGKVKQVSHLLYGKTFVLTGTLSNMTRDTATEKIEHLGGKVTSSVSTKTDYVVTGADPGSKYDKAVKLGIKILDEAGLVKLLQDSSGVGN; encoded by the coding sequence ATGAACGATTCCATCAAAACAATTCAACAGCAAATTCAGATATTGCGTGAAACGATTGATATGCACAATTATCGTTATTACGCCTTAAATGCACCGACCATTCCTGATGCAGAATATGACCGGTTGTTCCGCGAATTGCAGCAGCTCGAGCAGCATTATCCTCAGCTCATTACCTCTGATTCTCCTACTCAGCGCGTAGGTGCTGCACCGCTCAAAGAATTTACACAGATAACGCATCACACACCCATGCTTTCACTGAATAATGCGTTTGAAGATAGTGAGGTGGAAGCATTTAATCGGCGTATCTGTGAAGAATTAAAAATTGATCAGATCGAATATATGGTAGAACCTAAATACGATGGATTAGCTGTTAATTTGACTTATGAAAAAGGTATATTGAAAAGTGGTGCTACACGTGGCAATGGTTATCAAGGAGAAGACATTACCCTCAATTTGCGTACCATTAAATCGATTCCTTTAAGATTGTCTCTTGAAGAGCCGCCATCTTTGTTTGAAGTGCGGGGTGAAGTGCTCATATTGAAAGCAGATTTTGACAAACTCAATCTGGAGCAAGAGGAAAAAGGTAAAAAAACCTTTGCTAATTCACGCAATGCTGCAGCAGGTTCACTCAGGCAGCTTGATCCATCTATTACTGCGAAGCGCAGATTGGCTTTTTTTGCCTACGGCGTGGGTGTCCATGAAGGGGTAACTCCTCCCTATACTCAACAAAGTGAAGTGATGAATTATTTGCAATTACTGCATTTTCCAATAGCCCGCGGCTATAAAGTAGTCACTGGTGTAAAAGCATTACTTGCTTACTATCATGAGATGACTACATTACGTGATAAGCTGCCTTATGAGATTGATGGTATCGTGTATAAAGTGAACGATTTTGCGCAGCAGGAAAAACTTGGTTTCGTTGCCCGTGCGCCTCGTTTTGCCATTGCCCATAAATTTCCTGCGCAAGAAGCTGTGACTGACCTGGTAGGCATTGATGTTCAAGTGGGAAGGACAGGAGCGCTCACGCCGGTTGCAAGATTAGCACCTGTTTTTGTTGGTGGTGTGACAGTCACCAATGCAACTTTACATAACGAAGATGAAATCAAGCGAAAGCAAATTATGATAGGCGATAAAGTAATTGTGCGCAGAGCTGGAGATGTCATTCCGGAGATAATGGCTGTGGTTCCTGAGCAGCGCCCATTGTATGCAAAACCTTTCTTGATGCCTGATCACTGCCCCATCTGTGGCGCTCGAGCAGTGCGTCTGCCAGGAGAAACGGTGACACGTTGTACTGGGGGGTTATTTTGTCCTGCACAGCGCAAGCAAGCTATTCTTCATTTTGCTTCACGCCGGGCGATGGATATCGAAGGGCTGGGTGAAAAACTGGTAGATCAATTAGTGGAAAATTCAATCGTGCGTACGGCTGCTGATCTCTATAAGCTTGGTCTTTCCGCGCTGGCTGATCTGGAGCGTATGGCAGAGAAATCAGCGAATAATTTGCTAGTAGCGATTGAAAAAAGTAAACAGACCACACTCGCTCGATTCGTTTACGCACTGGGCATTCGTCATGTAGGTGAATCTACTGCCAAGGATCTGGCGAATTATGTGGGCGAGCTTGACCAACTGATGGGTATGAACGTGGAGCAGTTACAGGAGGTGTCAGATATCGGGCCTGTGGTGGCGCTAAGTATTGTTGATTTTTTTGCAGAGAAGCACAATCTGGAGGTGATCGAGCAGTTACGTAGCTGTGGGGTCAGATGGGAAGAGAATTCAGGAAAGGTAAAGCAGGTGAGTCATCTACTTTATGGCAAGACCTTTGTGCTGACAGGAACTTTATCCAATATGACACGAGATACGGCGACAGAAAAAATTGAACACTTGGGTGGAAAAGTCACGAGCAGTGTTTCTACAAAAACTGATTATGTAGTGACAGGAGCCGATCCGGGTAGCAAATATGACAAAGCGGTAAAGTTGGGTATTAAGATACTTGATGAGGCAGGGCTAGTGAAATTGTTGCAAGACAGTTCTGGAGTCGGCAATTGA
- a CDS encoding GMC oxidoreductase — MSISLTFKETMSGYFTLGVTDPAEGAKIGKQNNTQLAMHAKVSLDDLDRFLSDPNHLGSLSGTVDFPPFGTGIAANSGIFNLFKPTHDPDMTYMVYELAFQHQGQDYYLAGHKNVKDDPGFDLWSDTTTLYTCLYQGKDKNGPIVGAGILTLGVKQLADLLSTIKVPGATSLAEKAHTIEKFGAFFAGKLWDSYVIPKFGKQLLDKSHDETLHYDVIVIGSGFGGAITGCRLAEKGLKVCILERGRRWEVKDYPRDPKNAWWWSNEKPAELNGWIDLRTYPNMSVAQCSGVGGGSLIYANIFVEAEPFVFDMGWPKEITYESLKPYYEKTGKMLNVQEVPDNQWPAKMKLMQEAAEKSGYSHRFRKMPLAVNFDPDFSYDRADPFGNQHTKYHINAFGQEQGTCIHCGNCDIGCPVKARNTLDLNYIPLAEQHGAVVRPLHLVQRITPLQSGTGYRVDFNVIDIDRKKLAPGFLNAKKVIVAAGTMGTNELLLRCRDQYGTLPNLSSVLGTGWSSNGDFLTPAVFNNRDISPTQGPTITSAIDFLDGSFKGQRFWVQDGGLPNLIKDAVTSLSTDHQFSHFFSVLQTLVKNNSPLSCVMPWFGQAVDASDGVLKLSRSRIPPFRHKMQLNWNIKNSESAVQALIDMHKELSKATGGSAEVPLTWTVLKNLITPHPLGGCRIGTNSTDGVVDHKGEVFGHTGLYIADGSIIPKAIGLNPSRTIAALAERIAELIKP; from the coding sequence ATGAGTATATCTTTGACGTTCAAAGAAACCATGTCGGGTTATTTTACCCTCGGAGTAACTGATCCGGCTGAAGGAGCTAAGATAGGTAAGCAAAATAACACTCAGCTCGCCATGCATGCCAAAGTTAGTTTAGATGACCTGGATCGCTTTTTAAGCGACCCGAACCATCTAGGATCGTTGAGCGGCACGGTAGATTTTCCACCTTTTGGAACTGGCATTGCGGCGAATTCTGGCATTTTCAACCTGTTCAAACCTACCCATGATCCCGACATGACCTATATGGTGTATGAATTAGCGTTTCAGCATCAAGGACAAGATTATTATTTAGCGGGTCATAAGAACGTCAAGGACGATCCTGGCTTTGATCTCTGGTCTGATACGACCACTTTGTATACCTGTTTATATCAAGGTAAAGACAAGAATGGTCCGATCGTTGGTGCGGGTATATTGACATTAGGTGTTAAACAACTGGCTGATCTGCTTTCCACTATTAAAGTACCGGGAGCGACCAGCCTGGCTGAGAAAGCACACACTATTGAAAAGTTTGGCGCGTTTTTTGCCGGAAAACTATGGGATAGTTATGTTATTCCTAAATTCGGTAAGCAGTTACTCGATAAATCTCATGATGAGACACTGCATTATGATGTAATCGTCATTGGTAGTGGCTTTGGTGGTGCGATAACTGGCTGTAGATTAGCGGAAAAGGGACTGAAAGTCTGTATTCTCGAACGAGGTCGCCGCTGGGAAGTCAAGGATTATCCACGCGATCCAAAGAACGCTTGGTGGTGGTCCAATGAAAAACCAGCTGAATTGAATGGGTGGATTGATCTGCGCACCTATCCTAACATGTCGGTTGCCCAGTGCAGTGGCGTGGGTGGCGGCTCACTTATTTATGCAAATATTTTTGTTGAAGCGGAGCCATTTGTTTTTGATATGGGCTGGCCCAAGGAGATCACTTACGAATCCTTAAAGCCTTATTATGAAAAAACCGGCAAAATGCTCAACGTCCAGGAAGTTCCTGATAATCAGTGGCCAGCCAAGATGAAGCTGATGCAAGAAGCCGCTGAGAAAAGCGGTTACAGTCACCGTTTTCGTAAAATGCCACTCGCCGTCAACTTTGACCCTGATTTTAGCTATGATCGTGCCGATCCCTTTGGCAATCAGCATACTAAATATCACATCAATGCGTTCGGTCAGGAGCAAGGAACCTGTATTCACTGCGGCAACTGTGACATTGGGTGTCCAGTCAAGGCCCGCAATACCCTTGATTTAAATTATATTCCTCTGGCTGAACAGCATGGTGCTGTGGTCAGACCACTGCATTTAGTGCAACGGATCACACCATTACAGAGCGGTACAGGTTATCGTGTTGATTTCAATGTAATCGATATTGACAGAAAAAAACTGGCCCCTGGCTTTCTCAACGCTAAAAAAGTAATTGTTGCAGCCGGCACCATGGGAACTAACGAATTGCTCCTGCGCTGTCGTGATCAATATGGCACCTTACCCAATCTTAGCTCCGTTCTCGGAACGGGATGGAGCTCTAACGGCGATTTCCTGACGCCGGCTGTTTTTAACAATCGTGATATTTCACCGACTCAGGGTCCGACGATCACCAGTGCCATTGATTTTCTGGATGGTTCCTTTAAAGGGCAGCGATTCTGGGTACAAGATGGTGGTTTACCCAATTTGATCAAAGATGCCGTGACTAGTTTAAGTACGGATCATCAATTTAGTCATTTTTTTAGTGTTCTGCAAACTCTGGTTAAAAACAATAGCCCTTTATCTTGTGTCATGCCGTGGTTTGGGCAGGCAGTTGATGCTTCTGATGGCGTGCTTAAACTTTCACGCAGCCGGATTCCGCCATTCCGCCACAAGATGCAACTGAATTGGAATATTAAAAACTCAGAAAGTGCTGTGCAAGCATTAATCGATATGCATAAAGAACTCTCAAAAGCGACAGGAGGATCTGCTGAAGTTCCTTTAACTTGGACTGTTCTGAAAAATTTAATTACCCCGCATCCGTTGGGAGGTTGTCGGATAGGTACGAATAGTACAGATGGTGTTGTTGATCATAAGGGAGAAGTATTTGGACATACTGGCCTTTATATTGCCGATGGGTCCATTATCCCTAAAGCCATTGGATTAAACCCTTCTCGCACGATTGCTGCCTTAGCAGAACGTATTGCAGAACTTATCAAGCCTTGA
- a CDS encoding alpha/beta hydrolase family protein, protein MERTVPFTAGDGMALNLINVRSATQPPKQGPIILVHGAGVRANIFRAPEKETIVNALIEAGYDVWLENWRASIDFPGNTWTLDQAALYDHPYAVRKICEKTGYKTMKAIIHCQGSTSFMMSAMAGLLPQVTTIVANAVTLHPIVPAWSAFKLNFVVPVVNMLTPYVNPHWGVEAPSWIAKIMTSLVKLTHHECNNTVCKWVSFTYGSGFPALWRHENLSENTHEWLKEEFGNVPLRFFQQMARCVHKGNLVSVEGFPDLPADYVATPPKTEARFSFFCGGKNRCFLPESQEKSWAYFDKLRPNFHTFHRLPEYSHLDIFMGKHAARDVFPIMIEELSK, encoded by the coding sequence ATGGAGCGCACGGTTCCTTTCACGGCTGGCGACGGCATGGCGTTGAACCTGATTAATGTTCGCTCAGCCACTCAGCCACCTAAGCAAGGGCCCATAATCCTGGTTCACGGCGCAGGAGTTCGGGCAAATATTTTCCGTGCACCCGAAAAAGAAACGATTGTCAATGCACTTATCGAAGCTGGTTATGATGTCTGGTTGGAAAACTGGCGTGCCAGCATCGATTTTCCTGGCAATACCTGGACGCTCGATCAAGCCGCACTTTACGATCATCCTTACGCAGTGCGTAAAATCTGCGAAAAAACAGGGTACAAAACCATGAAGGCGATTATTCATTGCCAAGGTTCTACCAGTTTTATGATGTCTGCCATGGCAGGCCTCCTGCCGCAGGTGACGACCATTGTTGCCAACGCAGTAACCTTGCATCCTATAGTCCCCGCCTGGTCAGCGTTTAAGCTGAATTTTGTTGTACCAGTGGTAAATATGTTGACCCCCTATGTAAATCCTCATTGGGGCGTAGAGGCGCCTAGCTGGATTGCCAAGATAATGACATCTCTGGTCAAATTGACACATCATGAATGTAATAATACAGTCTGCAAGTGGGTGAGTTTCACTTATGGCAGCGGCTTTCCAGCTTTATGGCGGCATGAAAATCTCAGCGAAAATACCCATGAGTGGCTTAAGGAGGAATTCGGTAACGTACCCTTGAGATTTTTCCAACAGATGGCTCGTTGTGTCCATAAGGGCAATCTGGTGTCAGTAGAAGGCTTTCCTGACTTACCAGCAGATTACGTTGCGACGCCACCCAAAACGGAAGCGCGTTTTTCATTCTTTTGTGGTGGTAAAAATCGCTGCTTTTTACCGGAAAGCCAAGAAAAATCCTGGGCCTATTTTGATAAATTGCGGCCTAATTTCCATACTTTTCATAGGCTTCCCGAATACAGTCACTTGGATATCTTCATGGGTAAGCATGCTGCGCGTGACGTATTTCCCATCATGATCGAAGAACTCTCTAAATAA
- a CDS encoding acetoacetate decarboxylase family protein produces MGIPKRIKAISGQHSLVDGIPFQLPVQCAPSPVLMAAFPINADKAKAVLPAEVHPLRLRNNKGLLVITVINYLGTNIGKYIEYSIGIACTHGLKPAPPLLPLLLMNTFGTGQYVLELPVSTKISVKGGKGIWGMPKHQGNLNFNISDKTVSSQYDLDGKLVTYIEIARPSFSFLPLLNIPAVNYCAFRGMLLKSSIYIRGTAGMKLFKFANAKLVLGDHPRADVLKTLEIENQPLMTAFIPDVIGTLDDHIESWFLHEATSPSTLPEGFESVIDLPLDETWPSPPSAPIIGETFGNLNR; encoded by the coding sequence ATGGGCATTCCAAAGCGAATCAAAGCAATTTCTGGCCAACATTCCCTGGTTGACGGCATCCCTTTTCAATTACCTGTACAATGCGCGCCTTCCCCCGTACTGATGGCTGCATTTCCCATCAATGCAGACAAGGCCAAAGCAGTATTGCCAGCAGAGGTCCATCCGCTGCGGCTCCGCAATAATAAGGGACTGCTGGTGATAACCGTCATCAATTACTTAGGTACCAACATCGGTAAATATATCGAATATAGCATCGGCATCGCCTGCACTCATGGGCTTAAACCTGCTCCACCGTTACTTCCCTTGTTACTGATGAATACTTTCGGTACAGGGCAATATGTGCTCGAATTACCAGTCTCTACAAAGATTTCTGTAAAAGGTGGCAAGGGTATCTGGGGTATGCCCAAACATCAAGGTAATCTGAACTTTAATATCAGTGATAAAACCGTTAGCAGCCAATATGATCTGGATGGAAAATTGGTGACTTATATAGAAATCGCTCGTCCCTCATTCTCTTTCCTGCCATTATTGAACATCCCTGCTGTCAATTACTGCGCTTTCCGCGGTATGCTACTCAAATCCAGCATTTACATTAGAGGAACAGCGGGCATGAAGCTGTTTAAGTTTGCCAATGCCAAACTCGTGCTGGGTGATCATCCACGTGCTGATGTCTTGAAAACCCTGGAAATTGAGAATCAACCTTTGATGACTGCATTCATACCGGATGTTATCGGCACGCTTGATGATCACATCGAATCCTGGTTCCTTCACGAAGCCACTTCCCCATCAACCCTGCCAGAAGGATTTGAAAGCGTTATAGATTTGCCGCTGGATGAAACGTGGCCATCACCGCCAAGTGCACCGATTATCGGTGAAACGTTTGGTAACCTCAACCGCTAA
- a CDS encoding patatin-like phospholipase family protein — protein MNTDAFISLAAPQKTGEPKRALVLPGGGLRLSYQAGILVALEEAGMAFQFMDGTSGGSLNLSMLLSGISPEEISRRWRTLRMMDTISFLPLEDYLKAENLQGMGDADGFRNKVLPHFGINFATIHQVNTVSANYNVLDYANKTVKTISHRNIDEDMVIAGMSLPGVFPPVYKDEGIYLDTGFVQDANLIEAVKNAAEEIWVLWGLGNTGVYRGGVLHLYVQMLEVSANTALNNQLELIRQLNHRIEKGDSPYGQTRPIQVHVIRPDYPLPLDPDLYLGKINHATLIEMGYADGKTYLQNLTKIPNHTIPGNPSRMKNPVPGIRFSQQLQGRLNFQEQTPFTSEELKLSLTVHINNLNAFIDDSLHSARVTGHLESPTLGPCRMLTHGNFTLENISKKMRRMNYLFDVEKDHQNYSFLLEQVLNDDPGLDMWRDLSNMNLKLFKGQARDGNLVASGTLHLPLRGIKDLIKGFHATEATSFTEEIAIKGRFARFFLGELYDVYC, from the coding sequence ATGAATACAGACGCATTCATCTCCCTGGCAGCCCCGCAAAAAACCGGTGAACCCAAGCGAGCCCTGGTATTGCCGGGTGGTGGCCTGCGCTTATCTTATCAAGCAGGCATCCTGGTGGCACTCGAGGAAGCAGGCATGGCCTTTCAGTTCATGGATGGTACCTCGGGTGGTAGTTTGAATTTATCCATGCTGTTATCAGGCATCTCGCCAGAAGAAATATCTCGGCGTTGGCGCACTCTGCGTATGATGGACACCATTTCATTCTTACCACTCGAGGATTATCTCAAAGCTGAGAATTTACAAGGTATGGGTGATGCAGATGGTTTCCGCAACAAAGTACTACCCCATTTTGGGATCAATTTTGCCACCATACATCAGGTGAATACGGTCAGTGCCAACTATAACGTCCTGGATTACGCGAATAAAACCGTTAAGACCATTTCCCATCGGAATATTGATGAAGATATGGTCATTGCTGGCATGTCTTTACCAGGTGTCTTTCCTCCCGTATACAAGGATGAAGGGATTTATCTGGATACAGGTTTTGTTCAGGATGCCAATCTCATCGAAGCAGTCAAGAATGCTGCTGAGGAAATTTGGGTACTTTGGGGGCTGGGCAACACGGGAGTATACCGTGGTGGAGTATTACATCTTTACGTGCAAATGCTGGAAGTCAGCGCCAATACCGCTTTGAACAACCAATTGGAACTCATACGCCAACTCAATCACCGTATTGAGAAAGGTGATAGTCCCTATGGACAGACTCGCCCAATTCAAGTCCACGTGATCCGGCCTGATTACCCTTTGCCATTGGACCCAGATTTGTATCTTGGCAAAATTAATCATGCCACTTTGATCGAAATGGGGTATGCTGATGGCAAGACTTATTTACAGAACCTCACCAAGATACCTAATCACACTATCCCTGGCAACCCTTCCCGTATGAAGAATCCGGTGCCAGGCATTCGTTTTTCGCAACAGCTACAGGGCCGCCTAAATTTTCAGGAACAGACACCCTTTACCAGTGAGGAGTTGAAACTGAGTCTGACCGTTCACATTAACAACCTGAACGCTTTTATTGATGATTCATTACACAGCGCAAGAGTGACTGGTCATCTGGAAAGCCCCACTCTCGGACCTTGCAGAATGCTCACTCATGGTAATTTTACGCTGGAAAATATATCTAAAAAAATGCGGAGAATGAACTATTTGTTTGATGTTGAAAAAGATCATCAAAATTACAGTTTTCTCCTTGAGCAAGTTCTCAACGACGATCCAGGCCTCGATATGTGGCGCGATTTATCAAACATGAACCTAAAATTATTCAAAGGACAGGCACGGGATGGAAATCTTGTAGCTAGTGGCACGCTGCATCTGCCTTTGAGGGGTATCAAAGACTTAATCAAGGGCTTTCATGCTACGGAAGCCACCTCGTTCACTGAAGAAATTGCAATCAAAGGACGTTTTGCCCGCTTTTTTCTAGGTGAATTGTATGATGTTTATTGTTAA
- a CDS encoding DUF2914 domain-containing protein, whose translation MTSAIQQPEPIDNIDHVWLAQDQDQDQDQEISINWFYQNKEVAKIPLVIKNDDWCTHSHKILNKTQFTP comes from the coding sequence TTGACAAGTGCTATTCAGCAACCAGAACCCATTGACAATATCGATCATGTCTGGCTTGCTCAAGATCAAGATCAAGATCAAGATCAAGAAATCAGTATAAATTGGTTTTATCAAAATAAAGAAGTTGCGAAAATCCCGCTGGTAATTAAAAATGATGACTGGTGTACGCATTCCCATAAAATATTGAATAAAACACAATTCACTCCATAA
- a CDS encoding NUDIX hydrolase — MKFCSSCSATVELYIPEGDTLPRFVCSTCHTIHYQNPKIIVGCIPEWKDKILLCRRAIAPREGKWTVPAGFMENNETLAQAAARETLEEANARVEIGELYAVYSLPHISQVYLLFRAHLLDLDFSPGIESLEVKLFDEREIPWNEIAFRVIHDPLKRYLQERRKGQISFHEGVIDQPSP, encoded by the coding sequence ATGAAATTTTGTAGTAGCTGTAGTGCCACAGTCGAGTTATATATACCAGAAGGTGATACGTTACCACGTTTTGTTTGCTCTACTTGTCATACCATTCATTATCAGAACCCAAAAATAATCGTGGGATGCATTCCTGAATGGAAAGACAAGATTCTACTATGCCGCCGTGCAATTGCACCCCGCGAAGGGAAGTGGACTGTGCCGGCAGGATTTATGGAAAACAACGAAACCTTAGCGCAGGCAGCTGCCCGGGAAACGCTGGAAGAAGCCAATGCGCGGGTAGAAATTGGTGAGCTATACGCTGTCTATAGCTTACCTCATATCAGCCAGGTCTATCTCCTGTTTCGGGCTCACTTGCTGGATCTGGATTTTTCTCCTGGTATAGAGAGTCTGGAAGTCAAGCTCTTTGATGAGCGCGAAATTCCATGGAATGAAATCGCTTTTCGCGTCATTCATGACCCTTTGAAACGCTATCTGCAAGAACGGCGTAAAGGGCAAATCAGCTTTCATGAGGGTGTTATTGACCAGCCTTCACCGTAA
- a CDS encoding L,D-transpeptidase: MRIHISIARQQLNLINDENKIVRSYLISSARNGNGQQRGSFCTPLGKHIIRAKIGDKQPINTVFVKRRPTGEIYTPELAARYPGRDWILTRIMWLSGCEIGFNRLGLVDTMRRYIYIHGSPDSAEMGRPGSIGCIRMHNGDLLDLFNRVIVGTPIEINQ, from the coding sequence ATGAGAATTCATATCAGTATTGCTCGACAACAACTCAACTTGATAAATGATGAAAATAAGATTGTCAGGAGCTATTTAATCTCTTCTGCCAGAAACGGTAACGGTCAGCAACGAGGGAGCTTTTGCACCCCGCTGGGAAAGCATATTATCCGCGCTAAAATTGGTGATAAGCAACCGATCAATACAGTATTTGTCAAACGTCGTCCTACCGGAGAAATATATACCCCGGAGCTGGCTGCCCGCTATCCTGGTCGGGACTGGATCCTGACGCGTATCATGTGGTTATCAGGCTGTGAAATTGGTTTCAATCGGCTAGGCCTGGTTGACACGATGCGCCGTTATATCTATATTCATGGCAGCCCCGATAGCGCAGAAATGGGTAGACCTGGTTCGATTGGTTGTATTCGCATGCACAATGGTGACCTGCTGGATTTATTTAATCGAGTAATAGTGGGAACACCTATTGAGATTAACCAGTAA
- the tadA gene encoding tRNA adenosine(34) deaminase TadA, whose translation MDKEYFMHAALDLAFKAQEFGEVPVGAVIVRNDEIIGRGYNRSIIAMDPTAHAEVVALRDAAQNLGNYRLLDCTLFVTLEPCVMCIGALFHARIKRLVYAAADPKTGVCGSLLNLPAETRLNHHLEVIGGVLATEAGSLLRQFFISKRNSGKALLL comes from the coding sequence ATGGATAAAGAATATTTTATGCATGCAGCACTTGATCTCGCATTCAAAGCGCAGGAATTCGGAGAAGTGCCAGTGGGTGCAGTAATCGTCAGAAATGATGAAATTATAGGTCGTGGCTATAACCGCTCTATCATAGCCATGGATCCGACAGCACACGCAGAAGTGGTAGCATTACGTGATGCAGCTCAGAATTTGGGTAATTACCGTTTATTGGATTGCACATTGTTCGTAACACTTGAACCATGTGTAATGTGTATCGGAGCACTTTTCCATGCCAGGATCAAGCGCTTGGTATATGCTGCTGCCGATCCCAAAACCGGTGTCTGTGGAAGCCTGTTAAATTTACCAGCAGAGACAAGACTTAATCATCATCTGGAAGTCATCGGGGGTGTGCTGGCAACCGAAGCAGGCAGCCTGCTAAGACAGTTTTTTATTTCAAAGCGAAATTCAGGCAAGGCCCTTTTATTATGA
- the prmB gene encoding 50S ribosomal protein L3 N(5)-glutamine methyltransferase, with translation MINHASNELRTLRDLLRFTVSYFNQADLFYGHGFPTAYEEAAHLILNALHLIPDQLDLFLDAHITQPEREQILYRIEQRVTERIPVAYLTNEAWLSDFSFYVDKRVIIPRSFIAELLQDRLAPWIKQPDAIHTTLDLCTGSGCLAILLAHAFKHANVDAVDISAEALEVTFKNIARYNLAHVIEPIQSDLFNALAGRRYDVIISNPPYVNAESMAALPEEYRHEPRIALAAGPDGLALIQTILSEAANYLTEEGLLIVEIGHNRDALEQSFPHLPFTWLETSAGDQFVFMLKRSDLITTFRNNARGSSTINEC, from the coding sequence ATGATCAATCATGCTAGCAACGAACTACGCACTTTGCGCGATCTGTTGCGTTTCACAGTGAGCTATTTTAATCAAGCTGACTTATTTTATGGTCATGGATTCCCCACAGCTTATGAGGAAGCTGCTCATCTGATTTTAAACGCGCTGCATCTTATCCCTGATCAATTAGACTTGTTTTTGGATGCACACATTACCCAGCCTGAGCGCGAACAAATCCTCTATCGCATAGAACAGCGTGTAACAGAAAGAATTCCAGTAGCTTATTTGACGAATGAGGCCTGGTTGAGCGATTTCAGTTTTTACGTCGACAAACGCGTTATCATCCCGCGCTCATTTATTGCTGAATTATTGCAAGACCGGCTGGCACCCTGGATTAAACAGCCTGATGCCATTCATACCACACTGGATCTGTGTACGGGTTCAGGTTGTCTGGCTATATTACTAGCTCATGCGTTCAAGCATGCAAACGTTGATGCCGTGGATATTTCTGCTGAAGCGTTGGAGGTCACGTTTAAAAATATAGCTCGTTATAATCTAGCGCACGTGATCGAGCCGATTCAATCTGATTTATTTAATGCATTAGCTGGGAGACGCTATGATGTAATCATTAGCAATCCACCCTATGTCAACGCAGAATCGATGGCAGCACTTCCTGAAGAATATCGCCATGAACCACGAATTGCGCTAGCAGCTGGTCCGGATGGATTGGCATTAATACAAACGATACTGAGTGAAGCTGCCAATTATCTGACCGAAGAAGGACTATTAATCGTAGAAATTGGTCATAATCGAGATGCCCTTGAGCAATCCTTCCCGCATCTACCTTTCACCTGGCTGGAAACAAGCGCAGGTGATCAATTTGTTTTCATGTTGAAGCGCAGTGATTTAATTACCACGTTTCGCAATAACGCCAGAGGAAGCAGTACCATTAACGAGTGCTAA